CAAGAATTATCGTTGCGCGCGCTAAAGCGATAGGGGATATTCCGCGCTCCTATGCCGGCACATCCCAGCAAGGATTATCTGAATTACAGTTTCCAAGCAGCGTTAGCACGGAGGGTTGGAATATCAATCAGGATGGTTCTGTCGTCGGGTACCACGATTTAGCAGATGGACGTAGACACGGGTTTATCGCCAGACCCACTGAGGAAACTGCTGCACAATTCAGAAATATAGCGTATCCTCCACCCCCTGAATTCACCTACACTTATGAGAGTATTGATGTTCCGAATGTAGATTTTTTAGCGTTGACAGCGAGTAGCGACTTTGAGGATTACGCTGGCTACACGAAAAGTCCCGATGGCGACAAAATGGTTGGCTTTACACTCATAAATGGCATTTTTACGACATACGATTTCCCCGGTTCACAGAACACTTATTTCTATGCACTCGGTAATAATGGGTTAGCTGCGGGACACTACGAGGATAGCAATGGTCTGTATCATGGTGTCATCTTAGAAGATGGTAAGTTGCGGCAATACGATTTCCCGGGTGCCGTTGAAACCGAGATGTACGGTTACAGTGATTCGACAGGGGCATTGACAGGTAATTTTATAGATGCGTCTGGTGTTCGCCGTGGATTCTCGGGAGACCTAATAGTTGAGGTCCCTGAGGCAACGGCAACTTATGCTGATTTTGTGAATGCGGCAGGTTCTATCATAGGCAGCTACGTAGATGCTGACGGTCTATATCATGCATACGCGCGGACCTCGAGTGGCAGGTTTATAATCCTGGACTATCTGGAACCATCCAGCCTGGAATACTTTTTTCTGCACGGTATTAACGATGCAGAGGGAAGGGGGGTGTTTGTGGTTGCCCGAGCCAAAGCGGCGGGGGACCTCCCGCGCTCCTATGTCGGCTCATACCTATATGGACTACATGAATTGCAGTTTCCAGGCAGCGTTAGCACAGAAGGCTGGAATATCAATCAGGATAGTTCTGTCGTGGGACACTATGACTCGCCAGATGGGCGTAGACACGGGTTTATCGCTAAACTCACCACCAAGGAAGCGCGCGACCGTTTTGGTAACTTCTACACCGTCACACTGTCGAAAGGTCTAAATATGCTTTCTGTGCCATTGGCACCCCCAAAACCTATGACCGCTAAGGCACTTGTCGCCATGACAGGGGCGACAACTATCATCACGCTTAATACAGCAACACAGGGGTTCGTCGCTTGGACACCAAGTGCACCCAATGATGGTTTCCCAATTGAAGGGGGAAAAGGCTATATCGTCAATGTCCCAGAAGTTCGCAACTTTGCTTTCGTCGGCGCACCGTGGACAGATCCAACTGAAGCATCTGCCGCAGCTCCATCTGCCATATCCACGGCGACACCCAATGAAGCATGGGCGTTCGTTGTCAGTGGGCACTTGAAAGGTAAAACTGCATTTGATGGCTACCAAGTCATCGTCCGTAACCTCAGAACAAACAGCACTATAACCACCTCCGTGCAAGGGGATTACTTCGCTGCTGCGACTGCTGACTTAGAACGGCGGAGCGTCGTCCGAGTTGGAGATGTGGTTGAGTTGCGCGTCATCGGTCCGGGTGGAAACGTTGAATTACAACCCCTCAGCTTTAAAGTGTCACCTGAGCACTTAGCAAACGCTGTTTTGTCAGTCAATCTTGATGGTATTGGTCAACCGACACAGAATCTCTTGCTGCAGAACTATCCAAATCCGTTTAACCCGGAGACATGGATTCCATATCAACTCTCGGAAGACAGTCTGGTATCGGTCTCCATTTACGATACAACCGGTAAGTTGATTCGCACACTCTCGCTCGGTTTTCGATCCGCTGGCTTCTATAACAGTCAAGGGCGTGCTGCGTATTGGGATGGACGTAATGCGCTTGGGGAACGCGTTGCGAGTAGTATCTATTTTTACCAATTAACGACACCCTCTTTTCAGCAGACACGACGACTCGTCATTGTAAAGTAGGGTCCCATCCGTATAGAACTTGCAAATGTCGCAGTTATATAGGATGGTGTGTTAGATTTGAGAGGATGATGTATTAGTTTTGAAAAATTCTTACACTTTATGTGTTATATTTTTTGCGAAGGAGAATGAATTATGAATTTAAAATTTGCAAACCTCTTTTTGATAGTTCTCATCGCGCTCGTTGCACTGGCAGGTTGTGATAGAGGACAAAGGGTGATGATGGATAGCATGCCCTCAGCGGATACTACCATGGGTGATGCTATGACTGATATCGAAGCGATCCCAGTGAAGTTTGTTTTGTTAATTGATTATCCGGAGGGTGGGAAAGACGCTTATATTGCATGGGTTACATCCGTTGTACCAGCCCTGCAAGCCCCCGAAGAGGTCGTTCGGATAAGATCTTACGACAACGAGGACCCGGAAATGAGTCCTAACCGGCTCGTCGAATGGGAATTCAACAGTTTCCTCGATATGGCGACCTATCTGAATCGTCCAGAGATCGCTGCCATACTCGGAGATATTCCGAACCATACAAGCGTAACAACCGCGCACACGTTTATCCAACGTTCCGACTACTCAAAAGGCGAGGGAGGCAACTGGCAAATTAAAGGTATCCTTCTGATTGATTATCCACTTGGTGGGAAACAGGCGTACTTGGAATGGGTTGCGTCCGTTTCTCAAGCACTCGTCGCTCCGCCTCAGTTGAAAGCGACGGCCTCTTACGACAACTATTATGGTGAATCTCCGCACCGGCTCGTCGAGTTGGAATTTGCGAGTCGAGAGGACATCGAGACTTATGAACAATTAGAAACTATAATGGCGATTGAGGCTGAACTTGACAACCAAGCGGGTAGCTGGGTGCTGCATACATTTGAGTTACGCTCAGATTACATCAATGAATGATATCTCACAGTCCACTTGTTTTTTGGAGGCGCGCTTTCCCAGCGCGCCTCTCTTTTTTATCTCACCGTGCAGGTCCTGGCCCGCTATATTCCCTACCGAACGCCAAACTATGGGGTTCCTCAAAGGGTCGAAACGGCACCATATCCGCGATATCCTGAAGCCGTTCTAACACTTCCGAGGGCAATGGACCGGCTTCAACCGCACGGACATTCTGTTCGACTTCCTCTACAGACCGGGCACCCACCAGCACCGTAGAAATATCAGGATTGGATATAGCCATACGGATACCCGCCTCTGGAAGCGAGAGTTCGATTTCATCCAAAAACTTATAAAGCACTTTGAACTGTTCCTGACGCGGACGGCTAAGCCACCATGCCCCCGTCTCTACTTCAGCGTGGCGGCGTGACAATGCACCCTGTTGTAACGGCGCACCGATGACAATTCCCATATTCCGTCGCTTCGCTTCTGGAAAGATTGAGATCGCCGCTTCGCGCCAGAGTAGGCTATAATTCTGTGCTGCCAGCACCACATCGTAGACCCCTGTTGCCATAATTGCGGGGAGTTGATGTGCGGTTGTGCCACCTAACCCTGTGAAACGGACAATCCCTTCCGCTTTGAGTTCCGCCAACAACTCACAGATCGGTCCATCAAATGTCTCGTGGCTTGTCCACCAATCGTATTGTCCCGGACGATCAGGTTCATGCACCATCAGGATGTCAATAGTATCTCTTTTCAGCAAACGCAGGCTCTCTTCAACCGATTGCCGTAGGAGTTGTTTATCCTTCGGATCGAAAGGTTGTGGTCTACCACCAATCTTCGTGGAGAGGTAATGCGGCTGCAACACACCCTCTAAAGCTTCCCCAACGACTTCTTCACTGTTGCCGTAACTCGGTGCGGTATCAACATAATTGACACCGAGTTCCAAAGCGCGTCGGATAGCGTTATGTCCGTCAGCGCGGTTCCTACCGCCAGCCGTTGAGACAAAGAGTCCGCCCATTCCTAAGACACTCACTTCAAGCCCAGTCCGCCCAAGAATGCGTTTTTCCATGGTTATCCCTTTTGTTGATTTAGCAGAATTGGTACGTACAATGGAATAGAGTTTACAATAGATTCCACGGAAGGTCAATACCAAAATCTGTTTTTATTCCAACAAGGGGTTTCACTCCATAGCTCCGGCAACCGCGACAAGGTCAAGAATATTGACTATACCATCACCGTTAACATCCGCTACATTTTCTCTCTCAACATGTCCAAGGTGGTCAGCAACGAACCTTAAATCGTCAATATTGACAACACTATCGCCGTTGACATCTTCAGGCACTGCAGACTGAGTTTGCCACAAAAGGATCGTGCCATCTCCACCACCGCTGGCGAACGTGCGCCCATCTGGAGAATACACAACCGAATTGACCTCATACTTATTATGCCCTCTGAAAATGGTGTGGTTTCGACCTGTGTGTGCGTTCCACAACCGAACCGTCCCATCGTAACTTCCGCTGGCAAGTGTTTCTCCATCCAGCGAAAACGCAACCGAAGTTACACCTTCTGTATGTCCATTAAGAATTCTTCTGGGCATACCAGTTTCTGTATCCCATAATCGAATGGTATCATCCCAACTCCCACTGGCGAGCGTGCGGCCATTTGGAGAATACGATAAGGTACTAACAAGTTCTTTATGTCCACTGATAGTTGTTTTGAGTTCGGCAGTAGAGACATCCCACAACAAAATAGTACCTTCGCCACCTGCGCTGGCGAGTGTCCCTCCATCGGGTGAAAAAACCAGGCTATTAAAACTATCGCGATGTGCATCAAAGATAGCACGATTTTGGAGAAATTCGCGATCATGAATCGTGGACGCATCCCACAACCGAATCGCGCCACCGAATCTTGCACTGGTGAACGTCTCCCCGTCTGGCGAAAACGCTATAGCACCATACCAATTTTGATACCTTGCATGGAGTTCTCCGGTGTGTGTACCCCATATCAACACCTCTTCCGAACTGCCGCTAACAAGCAGCTGCTCATTCGGTGAGAATGCAAGACTCCAGACCCAAAACGCATCGGCTTCAAACTTGGCTTGGGGCTGTCGGGTATCCATATCCCACAATTGAATTGTGTGCGGTGAACTTCCACTCGCGAGGGTTCTCCCATCTGGTGAAAATGCAACGACACCAACCGACCCCAAGTGTCCTTGGAATGTCGTCCGATTCTCGCCTGTTTCTACATTCCATACCCGAACCGTGCCATTTCTGCTTCCACTGATCAACGTTTTCCCATCCGGTGAGAATGCTATCGCGTCAACAAGCCATGTATGCCCTGTAAAAGTCATGAGAACTTCGCCCGTTTGCGCGTTCCACAATTCAATTAAGTAATCCGGCCAACCACTGCTACTGACAAGCATTCCCCCGTCCGGCGAAAACGTAATAGCATCCACCGATTCCGCAGTTGTGAAGGTCCGTAGGAATTGACCTGTATCTGTTTCCCATAGTTCAATCTTCCCAATGCTCCTATGTGCCATAGCAAGCATTTTTCCATCTGGTGAGAGCACAACGTCTGCATATTTGTTGAGTTTCACATCAAAAGATTTATGTTGTCCTGTCAGCACGTCCCACACTCGCATCGTTCCATCCGAACTCGCGCTGACTAATCTGCTCCCATCTTGAACAAACGTAATAGCCTTCACTGAATCAGTATGCCCCTCAAGGACCATCTGCTGTGCACCCGTTTCCGCGTCCCACAACAGGATTTCGTTAGCATTTGCGATGGCAAGCGTTTTGCCATCCGGTGAGAACACGAGCGCATTAACATTATTTACATATCCCGTTAGGGTAACGCGGAGTTGTCCGGTGTAAACATCCCACAACTGAACCGGATCGTCCCAACTTGCACTTGCAAGCGTTTTGCTATCCGGCGAAAACGCTACTGCCGAGGCTTCCCACGTATGTCCAATAAGTAAGGCTGTCTCTTTATAGGTACGCGCATCGTAGAGCCAAATTCCGATAGTACTCACCACTGCAAAATGAGTGCCATCCGGTGAATACGTGATGTCTATTATGCTACCTCTACCGAGTCTCGCGATCGCGCCATCAGGCAAGTTCCATTGCGAAGAATCCTGTGCGAAACCACTCGGCAAAAAGAAGGGTGCAATCAGTAACAACACAAAAATAAAAAACGCCCTCTTATTCATAGGTCTGACACCTCCTTTTCAAGCAATAGACACCTGCCATGAAAGTAGCAATTTATGTGCCAGCCTTTGAAACGCTGAATATACTGCCATATCCAGTCCCAAGACAGATAACTTGCACAAAAAAGGGCAATCCGATCTTCACACTGCACCATATAGGACATCCACACGCGGCGAAATCGAAATTTGTTTGACACAGTCCAACCAAGTATGCTAAATTGATTATCAATATTTATTACCGCAATCTCACAGCTAAGTTTGAAGCCTGTAGATAATAGGAGACTGAGCGTATGAGCGATCTACAGTTACAACAATACCTCTTCGACGTGCAAGGCTACCTTGTCATTGAGAATGTCTTGAGTCCAGAAGAGGTCGCAGCACTCAATCAATGTATTGACGAGCAACAACTCCCCACACCGGGGAAGGTCCAAAGATTTGGAAGTGCCCCCGATGGTCCCGGTTTTCTGCAGTGGGGACAACCGTTTTGCAATTTACTCGACCATCCTGAGATTATGCCGATACTTCAATTTCGCTTGGGCGATTGCTTTCGGCTCGACCGAATTTACGGGATGTATATGCGGGAAGGAATGCCGCGCGGACATCTGCATGCCGACTACGGTGCCACTTCTCCGACAGCAAGAGCGCAACCCGGAGAATACTACTCTTTCCGAGATAATGAGATTCATAACGGTTTCGTTGTTGTGACGTGGAATCTTGCCGACACTGGACCGGATTATGGGGGATTTTGCTGTATTCCGGGCAGCCATAAAGGCAATTTCAAACTACCGCAACAGATCGCTGAAGCACCCCAAGATGCCCCTTGTGTCGTCATTCCGAACGCCCCAGCGGGTTCAGCGATTCTATTTACCGAAGCACTAACGCACGGCACAGCAGCATGGAACGGTAAGCACCAACGCAGGTCCCTGCTGTATAAGTATTGTGTTTCGCACATCGCGTGGACTTCGCGGCGCGTGGCAATACCGGAGGATATAGAGATCACAGAACGTCAAAAGATTCTCTTCCGTGAACCTGCTGACCCGTATCGTCATTTCCCATCATTGTTTGAGGCAGCATAATAGATACGGTAGGGGGTGTACCCTCCAAATCGCGACTTTTTAGCGATCTCCGAATCGCGATTCCTTTGGTAGGGGGCGTACTCTCCGAATCGCGACTTCTTAATATAGGACACAGAGAACCAAAAACTATATGCCAAATTTTACGCAGAACCAGCTACAGAAAATCGCAACTGACATCTTTGAAGCCGGAGGTGTTCCAAGCGATGAAGCAGAGATTATAGGGGAACTGCTCGTCGCTTCAAACCTCGCCGGGCATGATTCCCACGGCGTTCTCCGCATTCCGCAATATATTGGACTCATCGAATCCGGACTTATTCAACCCGGAGCACCGATGGAGATTGAACGTGAGTCGGCTTCGCATGCGCTCATCAACGGCAATTGGGGGTTTGGACACGTCATCGCACAGAAGGCGATGTCGCTCGCGATAGAGAAGGCGAAATCGAGTACGATCAGCGCAATTAGCGTCTATAACTGTAATCACATCGGACGGATCGGGAGCTATCCGATGATGGCAGCTGAAACCGATATGGTAGGCATCACAATGGTGAATGCGGGTGGAACTGCACTATATGTTGCGCCGTTCGGTGGACGAGATGGACGGCTTGCGACCAATCCTATCGCAATTGCCACACCGACACGCGAGGGACACCCGATTCTGCTTGACATCACAAGTAGCGTTGTCGCGCAGGGTAAGATTCGCGTTGCTGTGAATCGTGGCGAATCTGTTCCACTCGGTTGGCTTATCAACAATGAAGGCGAACCGACACAGGACCCACGAGACTTGATAGAGGCTCCACACGGTGCGTTATTGCCGCTTGGTGGAATTGCTGGACACAAGGGATATGTACTCGGTTTGATGATTGACATTTTAGGGGGCGCGTTGTCCGGCGCAGGCTGTAGTGGATCGGGGAACACCCGTCTTCAGAACGGTGTCCTGATGATTGCACTGGATATCGCTAATTTTACACCGCTTGACGATTTTTATGACCATGTTGACGGACTGGTTGCCCATGTGAAAGCCTCACCAACCGCACCCGGATTCGATGAAATCTTGACACCCGGAGAAATTGAGGCGCGCCAGACAGAGCGTCGTTTACGCGAAGGCATCCCAATCGATGACGAAACGTGGCGACAGATTCAAGAGACTGCAACACAGGTGGGGCTCCCGTGCTTAAATCTTGAAAGTTAATTGTTGTAATACGTCTAATTGAGAGGGTTTTCGCCAATTTTTAGAATCTCAACTCAAATATGTCTCCACTTTTCGGTAAAACATCAAATGTTGCGATTTTACCTAAGAGGTTCGATAGATGCAAAATCAACAACTAACTATCGGTAAATACCTGCTGAGAAAATTGCAAAGTTACGGTATTGATCACATTTTTGGCATTCCCGGTGATTATGTAGTGCAGTTCTTCGATATGATCGAGAAAAGCCCTATTCAACACATCGGCACGACACGAGAAGAAACTGCAGGATTTGCTGCAGATGCCTATGCCCGGACAAAAGGCATGGGAGCTGCATGTGTGACGTATGGGGTCGGTGGGTTATCAATGATCAACGCTGTTACCGCCGCCTACGCTGAAAAATCACCACTCATTGTGATTAGCGGAAGCCCAGGGATAAAGGAGCGTAGTGAAGAGGGGCTTTTGCATCATAAAGGTAAAGATTTCTACACACAACAACGTATTTATGACGAGATAACCGTTGCATCCTCACTTCTTGATGAACCCTTTACCGCCTTTAACGAGATAGATAGGGTCCTCGACGCTGTGTATTGGCACAAGCGTCCCGGCTACATTGAACTGCCACGGGATATGGTAGGTATGCTGGGAACACCCTCCCAACGTCCTTCAACAGGCGACCACCAGAGTGACCCGGAGACATTAGAGGCCGCCTTAGAAAATGCAATTGCGTTCATAAATCAGAGCGAAAATCCTGTCATTTTAGCAGGCGCGGAACTCCACAGATTCGGCTACCAAAACAAATTACGCCAGCTTGCCGAAGAAAAACAGTTTCCCGTGGTGACAACGCTGTTGGGCAAATCGGTAATGCCAGAGGCTCATCCGCTCTACTTGGGTATTTACGGCGGCGCGATGAGCAGGGAAGAAATAACAGTACTCGTTGAATCTGCCGATTGTCTTATCACCCTTGGTGCCTTTATGACCGATGTCAACCTCGGAATCTACACGGCAAACTTGGATCGCAGTCGCCGGGTATACGCCACCTCGGATAAAATTTCGGTTGGCTATTCTACCTATGAAAATGTCACGTTTGAAGATTTTATTGATGGATTGCATTCTCCGAAACTCCATGAACGCGGGGACATAGATTTGGAGTGGGTCATGGAAGTGCCAGAACCTTTCAAGATGATGCCCGACCAGCCGCTTACAATGAAACGCCTGTTCCAACACCTAAATCTACTGCTGCGTGAAGACATGACAGTTATTCCTGACATCGGTGACAGCCTCTGGGCGGCTTTAGACTTACGGCTTCCGGCGCGTACCGATTTTATTGCGCTTGCCTACTACACCTCAATGGGGTTTGCAGTTCCCGCCGCAATCGGTGCCCAACTCGGCAAACCCACAGCCCGGCCACTTGTCATCGTAGGGGATGGGGCATTTCAAATGACCGGCCCCGAACTCTCAACGACTATTCGCTACCAGCTCAATCCGATTGTTCTGATTTTAAACAATCAAGGATACGGCACCGTCCGTCCCTTTATTGACGGACCCTTTAACGATATAGAAAATTGGAACTACACCCATGTACCGGAACTCTTTGGCACAGGATGTGCATTTGCTGCCCGTACGGAAGGCGAATTTGATACTGCCATGAAAGCAGCACTTGCTGAGACACAACATTTTGTTTTGATTGAGGCAACACTTGACAAATCGGACATTTCGCCCTCACTTATGCAGTTGGCAAAACAGGTGTCCAAGAAAGTTTAAAATTGAAACTACCTGTCCAAACTATCATATTTGACTTTGACTATACGTTGGTAGAATCTTCACGTGGAACGATCGATGGCGTCAATTTCGCATTTGACAAAATGGGGATGCCGCTCGCTTCCGATGCCGCGATTCGGCAGACAATCGGTTTAGCACTACCGGATATACTGACGGCGTTAGCAGGGGAAGCATATAGCAGGCGAGTGGAGGAATTTACGCGGCTGTTTCTTCAACGTGCCGATGAGACTATGGTCGCGTTAGCAGAATTTTACGCGGGTGTGCCAGAAACAGTACAAGCATTGCGGAGGCTTGGTCTTCAACTTGCTATCGTTTCTCAGAAACGTCGCGACTACATTCAGGGGATCCTTACGCGTGGAAATTTGTTAGATGCATTTGACGTTATCGTTGGTGGTGGGGACGCAGCGTATAAGCCGAACCCAGAAGGGTTACTGCTGGCGATTGCGCAAACGGATAGTATTCCGCAAAATTGCTTCTATGTCGGAGATAGCGTGACGGATGCCAAAACTGCCCAGCGTGCTGCCGTTCCCTTTATTGCTGTGCTGTCGGGTGTCACGCCACGAACGGCTTTTGATGATTACGATGTTTATGCGATTCTTGAAGATGTGTCTGAGGTACTAAGTTTAGAACCAGTGAAAAAATTGTAACAATGTTAACAACCGTGCATTAGCAAAGGAGCGAGTCACACGATGAAAACGATGATTTTATCCATCCTCTTCGGGTTTCTGCTCATTTTTACAGTCAATGCAGACTTTCTGCCAGAGGACAACAGCGATGCGTTTGGGTTGGAATATGCAGAATCAATCGCGGGGTTCATCCCGAACGCCCCCAAGATTGATGGAAAACTTGACGATTGGAAGTATGCTATTTGGGTCGCCTTTGATTCTGAGAAGGAACTTCTTCGCGGAAAAGGCGCGTGGAAGGGAAAAGATGACCTTACAATGACTTGGTCAACCATGTATGATGCGAAAACCTTCTACTTCGCAGCAGCAGTGCGTGACGATATTTTCGCGCCAGCAGCGAATGCCGCACAACCTTGGATAGGTGATACGATTTTTTTGTATATCGATTGGGAGCAAGTGGGAGCTGGAACACCTGCATGCAAGCCCAATTTCGCGTTTATCAACAAAAAAGCCCTTGTCACCGACTTCAGTGGGGTCAAAAATCCGAATCTCCCGAAGTCCGATATAGCAATCGTGCCAACCCCCGAATTGGGTAAAGGTGGTATGATTTATGAGGTGGCGATGCCGTTTGAATGGCTCACGAAGGTAAAAGTCGAGGAGGGTACTGAAGTCGGGTTTACACCCGGATATGAGGAAGGCACGGATAACCCAGAGAAGAAGGCTGGTCTTGTGTTCATGGATTGGCACGGGCTGAATCCAGACGAATCCGCGAATCTTGGCACTTTGATCTTTGGCGAGCCGCTTGCTGTTGATCCGATAGGCAAGTTAACGCTAACATGGGGACAGTTAAAGAAATTCGTTCCATAATTACGGAAATCCCTACAACCACATCAAGGAGGGGACCAATGGGGG
This is a stretch of genomic DNA from Candidatus Poribacteria bacterium. It encodes these proteins:
- a CDS encoding aldo/keto reductase, translated to MEKRILGRTGLEVSVLGMGGLFVSTAGGRNRADGHNAIRRALELGVNYVDTAPSYGNSEEVVGEALEGVLQPHYLSTKIGGRPQPFDPKDKQLLRQSVEESLRLLKRDTIDILMVHEPDRPGQYDWWTSHETFDGPICELLAELKAEGIVRFTGLGGTTAHQLPAIMATGVYDVVLAAQNYSLLWREAAISIFPEAKRRNMGIVIGAPLQQGALSRRHAEVETGAWWLSRPRQEQFKVLYKFLDEIELSLPEAGIRMAISNPDISTVLVGARSVEEVEQNVRAVEAGPLPSEVLERLQDIADMVPFRPFEEPHSLAFGREYSGPGPAR
- a CDS encoding Ldh family oxidoreductase translates to MPNFTQNQLQKIATDIFEAGGVPSDEAEIIGELLVASNLAGHDSHGVLRIPQYIGLIESGLIQPGAPMEIERESASHALINGNWGFGHVIAQKAMSLAIEKAKSSTISAISVYNCNHIGRIGSYPMMAAETDMVGITMVNAGGTALYVAPFGGRDGRLATNPIAIATPTREGHPILLDITSSVVAQGKIRVAVNRGESVPLGWLINNEGEPTQDPRDLIEAPHGALLPLGGIAGHKGYVLGLMIDILGGALSGAGCSGSGNTRLQNGVLMIALDIANFTPLDDFYDHVDGLVAHVKASPTAPGFDEILTPGEIEARQTERRLREGIPIDDETWRQIQETATQVGLPCLNLES
- a CDS encoding HAD-IA family hydrolase; this encodes MKLPVQTIIFDFDYTLVESSRGTIDGVNFAFDKMGMPLASDAAIRQTIGLALPDILTALAGEAYSRRVEEFTRLFLQRADETMVALAEFYAGVPETVQALRRLGLQLAIVSQKRRDYIQGILTRGNLLDAFDVIVGGGDAAYKPNPEGLLLAIAQTDSIPQNCFYVGDSVTDAKTAQRAAVPFIAVLSGVTPRTAFDDYDVYAILEDVSEVLSLEPVKKL
- a CDS encoding thiamine pyrophosphate-binding protein, whose translation is MQNQQLTIGKYLLRKLQSYGIDHIFGIPGDYVVQFFDMIEKSPIQHIGTTREETAGFAADAYARTKGMGAACVTYGVGGLSMINAVTAAYAEKSPLIVISGSPGIKERSEEGLLHHKGKDFYTQQRIYDEITVASSLLDEPFTAFNEIDRVLDAVYWHKRPGYIELPRDMVGMLGTPSQRPSTGDHQSDPETLEAALENAIAFINQSENPVILAGAELHRFGYQNKLRQLAEEKQFPVVTTLLGKSVMPEAHPLYLGIYGGAMSREEITVLVESADCLITLGAFMTDVNLGIYTANLDRSRRVYATSDKISVGYSTYENVTFEDFIDGLHSPKLHERGDIDLEWVMEVPEPFKMMPDQPLTMKRLFQHLNLLLREDMTVIPDIGDSLWAALDLRLPARTDFIALAYYTSMGFAVPAAIGAQLGKPTARPLVIVGDGAFQMTGPELSTTIRYQLNPIVLILNNQGYGTVRPFIDGPFNDIENWNYTHVPELFGTGCAFAARTEGEFDTAMKAALAETQHFVLIEATLDKSDISPSLMQLAKQVSKKV
- a CDS encoding T9SS type A sorting domain-containing protein, with product MFYTFILFLCFNSFFLHNTEAQTDNEPPTAPEFTYTYESIKVPGVDFLALTASSDFEDYAGYTKSPDGDKMIGFTLIDGVFTTYDFPGSQDTYFYAFGNNGLAAGHYKDSDGLHHGVILEDGELRQYDFPGAVETEIYGYSDSTGVLTGNFIDASGVRRGFSGDLIVEVPEATATYADFVNASGAITGSYIDAEGLYYPYVRTSNGTFVFHDYLDSSTLEYFFVHGITDTRIIVARAKAIGDIPRSYAGTSQQGLSELQFPSSVSTEGWNINQDGSVVGYHDLADGRRHGFIARPTEETAAQFRNIAYPPPPEFTYTYESIDVPNVDFLALTASSDFEDYAGYTKSPDGDKMVGFTLINGIFTTYDFPGSQNTYFYALGNNGLAAGHYEDSNGLYHGVILEDGKLRQYDFPGAVETEMYGYSDSTGALTGNFIDASGVRRGFSGDLIVEVPEATATYADFVNAAGSIIGSYVDADGLYHAYARTSSGRFIILDYLEPSSLEYFFLHGINDAEGRGVFVVARAKAAGDLPRSYVGSYLYGLHELQFPGSVSTEGWNINQDSSVVGHYDSPDGRRHGFIAKLTTKEARDRFGNFYTVTLSKGLNMLSVPLAPPKPMTAKALVAMTGATTIITLNTATQGFVAWTPSAPNDGFPIEGGKGYIVNVPEVRNFAFVGAPWTDPTEASAAAPSAISTATPNEAWAFVVSGHLKGKTAFDGYQVIVRNLRTNSTITTSVQGDYFAAATADLERRSVVRVGDVVELRVIGPGGNVELQPLSFKVSPEHLANAVLSVNLDGIGQPTQNLLLQNYPNPFNPETWIPYQLSEDSLVSVSIYDTTGKLIRTLSLGFRSAGFYNSQGRAAYWDGRNALGERVASSIYFYQLTTPSFQQTRRLVIVK
- a CDS encoding dockerin type I domain-containing protein, which codes for MNKRAFFIFVLLLIAPFFLPSGFAQDSSQWNLPDGAIARLGRGSIIDITYSPDGTHFAVVSTIGIWLYDARTYKETALLIGHTWEASAVAFSPDSKTLASASWDDPVQLWDVYTGQLRVTLTGYVNNVNALVFSPDGKTLAIANANEILLWDAETGAQQMVLEGHTDSVKAITFVQDGSRLVSASSDGTMRVWDVLTGQHKSFDVKLNKYADVVLSPDGKMLAMAHRSIGKIELWETDTGQFLRTFTTAESVDAITFSPDGGMLVSSSGWPDYLIELWNAQTGEVLMTFTGHTWLVDAIAFSPDGKTLISGSRNGTVRVWNVETGENRTTFQGHLGSVGVVAFSPDGRTLASGSSPHTIQLWDMDTRQPQAKFEADAFWVWSLAFSPNEQLLVSGSSEEVLIWGTHTGELHARYQNWYGAIAFSPDGETFTSARFGGAIRLWDASTIHDREFLQNRAIFDAHRDSFNSLVFSPDGGTLASAGGEGTILLWDVSTAELKTTISGHKELVSTLSYSPNGRTLASGSWDDTIRLWDTETGMPRRILNGHTEGVTSVAFSLDGETLASGSYDGTVRLWNAHTGRNHTIFRGHNKYEVNSVVYSPDGRTFASGGGDGTILLWQTQSAVPEDVNGDSVVNIDDLRFVADHLGHVERENVADVNGDGIVNILDLVAVAGAME
- a CDS encoding phytanoyl-CoA dioxygenase family protein is translated as MSDLQLQQYLFDVQGYLVIENVLSPEEVAALNQCIDEQQLPTPGKVQRFGSAPDGPGFLQWGQPFCNLLDHPEIMPILQFRLGDCFRLDRIYGMYMREGMPRGHLHADYGATSPTARAQPGEYYSFRDNEIHNGFVVVTWNLADTGPDYGGFCCIPGSHKGNFKLPQQIAEAPQDAPCVVIPNAPAGSAILFTEALTHGTAAWNGKHQRRSLLYKYCVSHIAWTSRRVAIPEDIEITERQKILFREPADPYRHFPSLFEAA